The Candidatus Zixiibacteriota bacterium DNA segment TCGATACCAGCACGATATTGATGATCTCCAGCAGGCGGTCACCGGAAAACGGTTTCTTGATGAACATATCGCCACCGACCTGGAAGGACTTGCCGGAATCATCGCGAGAATCCTTGCCTGTCAGAAACAGGACCGGGGTGTTCTTGGTGTCGGGGTGATTTTTGAGTTCCTCGCATATCTGGTAACCATCCATCCCGCCCATCATAATATCCAGAAGGATCACATCCGGTTTGAACTCCTTGACTTTTTCGATCGCGGCCATAGCCGAGTTTTCGGCCATCACGGTATAGCCGGCACCCTGCAGGAAGGCCTGGATGACGTCTGTGATTTCGACCTCATCGTCGATGACCATGATCTTGGCCGGGGCCTGTTTCTTCTTCTTGATTTTGGCAAAGGC contains these protein-coding regions:
- a CDS encoding response regulator, which encodes MSEKVAFAKIKKKKQAPAKIMVIDDEVEITDVIQAFLQGAGYTVMAENSAMAAIEKVKEFKPDVILLDIMMGGMDGYQICEELKNHPDTKNTPVLFLTGKDSRDDSGKSFQVGGDMFIKKPFSGDRLLEIINIVLVSIGRH